A segment of the Burkholderia sp. PAMC 26561 genome:
TCACGCCCCGAGCAACCCCTGCACTCTGTTCACGATCGCCTCGATGCTGAACGGCTTGGTGATCATCTGCATGCCTTCGCCGAGAAAACCGCCCGGCGCGACCGCCATTTCCGCATAGCCCGTCATGAAAAGAATCCGCAAATGAGGACGCAACAGCTTCGCGGCATCGGCCATCTGACGGCCATTGATGCGTGGCAAACCAACGTCCGATACCAGCAGATCGATGCGCACCGGAGACCTCAGGATCTCGAGCCCCGACGGACCATCGGTAGCCTGCAGCACGGTATAACCCGCGTCCGAAAACACCTCGACGAGCAACCTCCGAACGTCGCTCTCGTCCTCCACGACCAGGATGGTCTCGCCCGAGCTTTCATGAAGCTGCGCGAGCGTGACCGGCGCGTGATCCGGGCTGTCCTCGCGATCGGTTTCCGGAAGGTACAGACGGATCGTCGTGCCTTGCCCGAGCTGGCTCGAAATGGACGCAAAGCCGCCGGATTGCCCGGCAAAGCCATACACCATCGACAAACCCAGCCCCGTCCCCTGCCCGAGCGGCTTCGTCGTGAAAAACGGCTCGAAGGCTTGCCGGACGACATCAGGCGGCATGCCCTCGCCCGAATCGGTCACGGC
Coding sequences within it:
- a CDS encoding ATP-binding protein, with the translated sequence MVDIVLKLDGTPCKTVCDANQLESALLNLSINARDAMPNGGTLTISSSHESIDEHHAAQRELKPGRFICIAVTDSGEGMPPDVVRQAFEPFFTTKPLGQGTGLGLSMVYGFAGQSGGFASISSQLGQGTTIRLYLPETDREDSPDHAPVTLAQLHESSGETILVVEDESDVRRLLVEVFSDAGYTVLQATDGPSGLEILRSPVRIDLLVSDVGLPRINGRQMADAAKLLRPHLRILFMTGYAEMAVAPGGFLGEGMQMITKPFSIEAIVNRVQGLLGA